TGAAATTATAATAGGTAGAGTAAAAGGAGTTTTATTGATGAAAAGGTTAGGATGGGGAAGTGTAACAATACTCTGTGCTATTATTTTAGGTTCATGTTGGTTCTTTTTCCAAGGGAGTATTCTAGAGAAGAATGGTATTAATGTTTCCAAAGCAAAAGAAAAAATGACAATAGATGGTCCGCCCCTACAAGTAGCAGAGTTACCAAAAACAGGATTAACTGAAAAGATGATCCCACAAAAATATGTACCAGTAGTTGAAGCGAAAGCAGCAATGATCATTGATGCAAGTAATGGGCAAGTCATGTATAAAAACAATGAAGAAGAGCTACTTGCCCCGGCGAGTATGTCAAAGATGATGACAGCATATATTCTTTTAGAAAACATACATAAAGGAAAGGTCCATTGGGAAGATCAAGTGAAAATAAGTGCGAAATCGGCACAAGCAGAAGGTGCGAGAATTCCGGTACAAACGGGGGATGTATTAACGGTTAAAGACCTATACCATGCGTTAATGATCCAATCGGCCAACAATTCTGCAGTTGCTTTAGCGGAACATATAGCAAAAACTGAGCAAGATTTTGCCCATCTTATGAATCAAACAGCGAAACAACTGGAGTTATCAGAAGCAACCAAGTTTGTAAATGCTTCTGGATTGCAAGAGCCTGATGGAAGTGAAACGAAGATGACTGTAGCTGATGTAGCGAAGTTAGCGTATCACCTTGTAACAGATTACCCGGAGATATTAGATGTTACACATTTACGTCAAAGTCAGTTAGCATTTAAAAGCACGATGGTTACGAGTACGAATGAAATGTTGAATCCGGCCAACCAAGGACTTTACTTAGAAGGAATGGATGGACTGAAAACAGGCTTCACTGATAGTGCGGGTTATTGCTTTACTGGGACTGCCAAACAAGGTGATAAGCGACTTGTAACAGTTGTTATGGGTACGAAGAGCCAAATGAAACGTTTTACAGAAACGCATAAACTAATGTCCTATGGTTTCGAGATTGTTAAGTAGGTGAAGGATCTATTATGAAAGAAGACGGCTTGTTTAAAACTCGGATTGAGTGGAAAATAAGCTGTTTTTTTATTTTAAGGGAATATAAAAGGTATCAAAAACAAAAACTAAAAAGTATGAGTGCTATTGTTTGAAATTGTTTTTCTATGTAGATATAATAAAGTTATAAACTTATTATTAATAAGTTCGGGGCGGGATATACCATAATACAGATTAGTAAGCCTCAAAATAAAAATTGGAGGGAATTAGTATGGCAAAAGATTTTTATTCAGCAATTGAAGACAGAAGATCAATTTATGCAATTAGTAAAGAGCAAGTTGTTTCTGATGAGAAAATTCAAGAAGTAGTGAATCATGCCGTAAAGTATACACCTTCATCTTTTAATTCTCAGAGTGCAAGGGTTGTTGTGTTATTAGGAGAACAACATGATAAACTATGGGATATTACGAAAGAAACATTACGAAAAATTGTACCAGAAAATAATTTTGCACCAACCAAAGAAAAAATGAACGCATTTAAAAGTGGCTATGGAACAGTTTTATATTTTGAAGACAGCAAAGTAATAGAAAATCTTCAAGAAAAGTTTGCATTATATAAAGACAATTTCCCGACTTGGTCCCAGCAATCATCAGGAATGCTACAGTTTGTGATTTGGACAGCATTAGAAATTGAAGGGTTTGGTGCAACGCTGCAACATTATAACCCATTAATTGATGAAGAAGTCAGAAAAGAATGGGATATTCCAGAGACTTGGAAGCTGATCGCTCAAATGCCATTTGGTAAGCCAGTTGCGCCAGCAGGTGAAAAAGAATTTCAGCCGTTAGAAACTCGTGTGAAATTTCATAAATAAAATGGGAAAAGGATTGCCTATATAGGTAATCCTTTTTTGTTTTGTACGAGACCAATAAAAGATTTTTAAAATCTTGTGACTTCTAGTCATTAGAAGTTCTAAGATATCATTATAGGCATGGAATGACAGATATTGAAATCCATCATGTGACGCAGTGGTTTCAAAATAAATGAAACAGACAAACAGGGAATGCGGTTATTAGCAATTCCCTGTTTGTGCGATAAATTATTAAAAAATAATTATAATTTATAAGGATTCTTATGATTTAAATTATTACTTTGATTTTCAATAGTAACTTTTAATTCGGATTTTTTTGTTTCAATGGTTGGGATTATTCTGAACGTTACCAAGGATAGCGTACGAACCAATGCATAGTGAAAATCGATATAATGCTTCGAACCATTATCAATAATTTGTTCCATGGATAATACTCCTCTTCCTAATTATTTGAACTATATTGGTTATTTTAACAATATAAGCATAAAGATTCCAAATAATCAGGTCTTCAATCAAAAAAGCCTAAATAATCTAAAATATTTTTACTGATAAGGAGTAACGTTACAATGATAAATAAAATTCGTACGTAAGATACTCCTTTTTTTATAGCGAAATTTGAGCCTACGAAAGCCCCGAAAATCATTGCAACTCCCATTGGAAGTCCATATGCAAAATTAACAACATCTAAATAAAGAAAAATGATAAGTGCAGCGATGTTACTACCAAAATTTAAAACTTTGGCATTTCCAGCTGATTGCACAAAATCAAATCCAATGATCAAAAATGTAAATAACAAAAAGGATCCTGTTCCTGCCCCGAAAAATCCATCATAAAATCCAATGATAAAAATAACAGAAGAGAAGATAACTCTTTTTTTTACACTCATTCCATTATAACTTGCATCTTTTCCCCACTCTTTTTTCATAATCGTATAAATCGCAACGGCAATTAATAGAACAAGTACTAATGGTTTTAATATTTCAGATGAAATGTGTTTGACTACAAAGGCGCCAAGTATAGCCCCGATAAAAGTTAAAGAGAATAGCTTAGAGACCAATTTGAAATTCACATTTCCAGATCGAATAAATGAAATGGTACTCATAAGTGATCCCATTGAGCTTGCCAGTTTATTAGTTGCAATAGCTGTTGAAGGTGGGAGGCCGGTGAATAATAAAGCTGGTATAGAAATTAATCCACCGCCACCTACAACAGAATCGATAAAGGCAGCTAAAAAACCTGAAGCAATTAAAAAAAACATTGTATAAAGATTGATGTCCTCCATATGTATTTCCCCCATCCTAGAATAGTCACTACTAAGATAGTATCTGTTTAATTGCTTTGTGTAAATGAAAATTTGATAATGCCTCTTTAATATTTACTCCAACCACTTTTGTGTTTACTATTAAAGTAATAATTACTGTCAATGTTGCGGCAAGTACAAAATATGCAGGAGGCTTACAATGGAAGATTTACTACAAAAAATTCAAATGCTTGGCTTAAATCAATATGAAACAAAAGCCTATGTTTCATTAGTTCAACAAGGAGCTTCTAGTGCTTATCAAGTTAGCAAAAATTCTGGAGTCCCTCGTGCACGTATATATGAAATATTGAATACCCTTGAACAAAAAGGCATTGTAATGAAGGAAGAAATAAATGAAGCAGTACAATATTCTCCTTTACCTGTAGATGTGTTTTTAGAGGCAGTAAGAGAGAAATGGGAAGAGACATACACGTATGTAGAAAAAGAATTAAAAGTATTTGAAAAAAAAGAACCTGAGGTGGATCCGAGAGTAACCACTTTGAAAGGTGAAGAAAATATACTAGCTTTCTGCAGAATATTAATTCGAAGAGCGAAAAAAAAGATTATTTTGTCAATTTGGGATACTATGTATGAAAAACTATTAGTAGACTTAAAAGAAAAAGAAAGAGAATGTAGTTTAAAGGGTATTGTCTGTGAAGTTGACGATCCGTTGCAAGGATTAGAAATTCATAGAAAAACAAGTTACGTTAATAATATTGGAAGTCATAAATGGTTTATCTTATCAATTGATGGAAAAGAAATGGTATATGGTCACTCGATAGAACAAAAAGGAAATGCTTTTTATACAGATGATCCTGTTCATATATATTTACTAGAAAATTATATATGGCATGATATATTAGTAAATCGTTTAGTAAGGGATAGCGATCAAAACATGGATTCTTGGATTGCTCCAGAACGAGAAAAGTTCTTTTTCATATAAATATAATTTTTTAGGATACTATATAGTTGATAAATGGCGGAATTTTTGTAATGATAAGAAGGTGACTCATGAAAAGAACTATTTTGTAAGACCAGTAGAAAAACCAATTGTTTACTTAGATATCATGATTTTATTAGTGGAGTAAGTAAAGAATGGATACTACTAGAAGCTTTGATTCGTTTTGTAATAGAAAAAATTAAATGTTTTATTACGAAAACGCTGTATATGAAGCTGGAATTCACATGAAGTTCACGTGAAGTTCACATTGATAATTTAAAATAGTTGACGTGTGAAAAAGAAAGCCCTTGTATAAAAATGGAATTTAACATGAAATCATTTCCAATGTTTTGGTAGGATATTAAAATCATTTTTTTAAGAGGGTAGTAGGGAAAGGGAGTTAATACAACTTATGAAAAAAGTACTAGCAGGTTTAGCGGCAGCTTCTGTAGCCGGCGCAGTAGTTCCTGGAATGGATGCTGCTCACGCACAAGTTTCAACAGACGCGCTAAAAGAAATCGATGGACAAACACAAAAACAAACACAAACAGTTGATCCGAAAGTAACTGAAACACAAACAGTAGAGAAAAAATCTGACATTAAATACACAGTAACAGCTGATGTATTGAATGTACGTACAGGTCCTGGTACAGGAAATGATATTATTTCTAAAGTACAAGAAGGACAAGTTCTACAAGTAACTGGTGAAGAAAATGGTTGGTTTAAAGTAAATGTAAACGGTAAAACTGGCTATGTAAGCAGTGATTTTGTAACAACTGGTGAGAAAACAGGAACTGCTGTTCAACAAGGAACAGGTAACTATACGGTAAACGTTTCTTCACTTAATGTACGTACAGGTCCTAGTGCTTCTCATACAGTTGTAGGTACTGTAGGCAAAGGACAAACTGTACAAGTTGTCGGTGAAGTACAAGACTGGTTTAAAATTAACCACAACGGCGGAACTGGCTATGTAAGTAAAGACTTTGTAACAAAAGGCGGTACAACTACAAATGTAAGTACGGAAACAGAAAAGCCAAACAACAATGAAATGACAATCCGAAAAGACGGCTCATATGTTGTTGATACAGGAGCTTTACGTGTACGTACAGGCCCGGCTACATATAATGCTGTAATTGGTGGCGTAGTACAAGGCCAAACATTACAAGTTATTGGTGGAGAAAACGGTTGGTATAAAATTAACCACCAAGGAAGAACTGGCTATGTAAGTGCAGACCATGTTAAGTTTGTAAAAGGTGGTACAGCAAATGTAACTACGCCTTCTCGTCCAGCTACTGGCGGTGAGCAAGGAAATACACAAACAGAAAAACCACAAACAGAAAAACCGACAACACCATCTGCTAATGGCTCATCAATTGTGTCTATTGCACAATCGCTAAATGGTTCACCATATGTATATGGTGGTACAACACCATCTGGTTTTGACTGCAGTGGCTACGTTTACTACGTATTAAATAAAGCAGGTCATTCTGGTGGACGTCAAACTGTTGCTGGCTACTGGAGCAGCAAGACGCATACTAGTAATCCACAACCAGGTGATTTAGTATACTTTAAAGATACTACTGGTGCTGGTGCAGGTATGACTCATATGGGTATTTACTTAGGAAATGGTCAGTTCATCAGTGCAGAAACTGAAAAAACTGGTGTAAGAATTAGCTCAGTAAATAACTCTTACTGGAGTAAGCATCTAGCAGGTTACACAAAAGCATAATAAGAACCGTATTCTTACATATTATAAGAAAAAGCTTTCTAGGAAACTAGAAAGCTTTTTCTGTTTTAGATGTCTTTATGCGTCCAGTAAAAATTTGGAATATAAATCATGGAAGTAGCTAGGACGGAATAAGTTTGCGGCATGGCCGGCTAGTGGAATTTCTTTATATAAAACGTTTGGAAGAATGGATTTTAAATCAAATAAACAGGATTTATAGAGATGATCGTGTTCACCCATTACCCATAGAATAGGTTGTGATAGTTCTCGTAGTCGAGATTTTAAATCGAATTCTAGACGGTGTTTGAGCGATTCGACAATAATCGATGAATGCAATTGTAATCCAAACCGATAATAAATGTTTTTTGAAATAACCGCAAAAGGACTTGCTTTTAGTATACCACTTGGGAAAATTGTACTCGCATATTGATAAAGCCAAGTGGAATATTCATTTTCACGGTTGTCCCAAAACTTTCGAAAGACGTTATATAAAAGGGAGGGATTATTGTAATGACCTCCAATATGACAAAGACTTAATACTTTCTCTGGATATTTGTGAGCGAATATAGTGGCAATGTAACAGCCATAGCTTAGGGCACAAATATGAGCTTGCTGGATACCTTCTTTCTCATACAGGTCTGATAATTGCTGTACTAATCGATCTAAAGAAAAGTCTATTGCTTGCCCTTTGTCTTCACCATGACCTAGTAAATCATACGTTATAATATTGTAAGAAGGAGAAAATCGTTTATATTCTTTTTTGAAGGCACGACGATTTCCGACTAATCCATGAATGAATATAATGGTCTTTTTTTCAGAATTCTTTTTTGCTTGCACGGTATACCCCTTTCGGTGAATGAAGATTAGTGAGATGCGTATGCTATGAAAATATATATTTTTATAGTTATATATGGGTAATCATTCTAAATTCTTTTTGCGTAGACTATAGAATGGTAATTTTTTATTTTTTTATTAAGTACCAGGTAATAATATCAGATGATTATATCTGTTGTAAAGATAAGATTTGATGTGTTTTATTACCAAATCAGTAGATTAATCGTTTGACGGTTTACATTCATATCGTATTCTAATTTTAGAAATAACCGTTTGGTTTGAAAGAAGGCAAGGTTCAAGCTTTAATTACACCAGTTATGTCATTTGTTTTAATGGCGTTACTTGTCATTATTGTAGGATA
This sequence is a window from Bacillus pseudomycoides DSM 12442. Protein-coding genes within it:
- a CDS encoding D-alanyl-D-alanine carboxypeptidase family protein, with the translated sequence MKRLGWGSVTILCAIILGSCWFFFQGSILEKNGINVSKAKEKMTIDGPPLQVAELPKTGLTEKMIPQKYVPVVEAKAAMIIDASNGQVMYKNNEEELLAPASMSKMMTAYILLENIHKGKVHWEDQVKISAKSAQAEGARIPVQTGDVLTVKDLYHALMIQSANNSAVALAEHIAKTEQDFAHLMNQTAKQLELSEATKFVNASGLQEPDGSETKMTVADVAKLAYHLVTDYPEILDVTHLRQSQLAFKSTMVTSTNEMLNPANQGLYLEGMDGLKTGFTDSAGYCFTGTAKQGDKRLVTVVMGTKSQMKRFTETHKLMSYGFEIVK
- a CDS encoding nitroreductase family protein; translation: MAKDFYSAIEDRRSIYAISKEQVVSDEKIQEVVNHAVKYTPSSFNSQSARVVVLLGEQHDKLWDITKETLRKIVPENNFAPTKEKMNAFKSGYGTVLYFEDSKVIENLQEKFALYKDNFPTWSQQSSGMLQFVIWTALEIEGFGATLQHYNPLIDEEVRKEWDIPETWKLIAQMPFGKPVAPAGEKEFQPLETRVKFHK
- a CDS encoding sulfite exporter TauE/SafE family protein, which codes for MEDINLYTMFFLIASGFLAAFIDSVVGGGGLISIPALLFTGLPPSTAIATNKLASSMGSLMSTISFIRSGNVNFKLVSKLFSLTFIGAILGAFVVKHISSEILKPLVLVLLIAVAIYTIMKKEWGKDASYNGMSVKKRVIFSSVIFIIGFYDGFFGAGTGSFLLFTFLIIGFDFVQSAGNAKVLNFGSNIAALIIFLYLDVVNFAYGLPMGVAMIFGAFVGSNFAIKKGVSYVRILFIIVTLLLISKNILDYLGFFD
- a CDS encoding TrmB family transcriptional regulator, with translation MEDLLQKIQMLGLNQYETKAYVSLVQQGASSAYQVSKNSGVPRARIYEILNTLEQKGIVMKEEINEAVQYSPLPVDVFLEAVREKWEETYTYVEKELKVFEKKEPEVDPRVTTLKGEENILAFCRILIRRAKKKIILSIWDTMYEKLLVDLKEKERECSLKGIVCEVDDPLQGLEIHRKTSYVNNIGSHKWFILSIDGKEMVYGHSIEQKGNAFYTDDPVHIYLLENYIWHDILVNRLVRDSDQNMDSWIAPEREKFFFI
- the entFM gene encoding enterotoxin EntFM, whose product is MKKVLAGLAAASVAGAVVPGMDAAHAQVSTDALKEIDGQTQKQTQTVDPKVTETQTVEKKSDIKYTVTADVLNVRTGPGTGNDIISKVQEGQVLQVTGEENGWFKVNVNGKTGYVSSDFVTTGEKTGTAVQQGTGNYTVNVSSLNVRTGPSASHTVVGTVGKGQTVQVVGEVQDWFKINHNGGTGYVSKDFVTKGGTTTNVSTETEKPNNNEMTIRKDGSYVVDTGALRVRTGPATYNAVIGGVVQGQTLQVIGGENGWYKINHQGRTGYVSADHVKFVKGGTANVTTPSRPATGGEQGNTQTEKPQTEKPTTPSANGSSIVSIAQSLNGSPYVYGGTTPSGFDCSGYVYYVLNKAGHSGGRQTVAGYWSSKTHTSNPQPGDLVYFKDTTGAGAGMTHMGIYLGNGQFISAETEKTGVRISSVNNSYWSKHLAGYTKA
- a CDS encoding alpha/beta fold hydrolase produces the protein MQAKKNSEKKTIIFIHGLVGNRRAFKKEYKRFSPSYNIITYDLLGHGEDKGQAIDFSLDRLVQQLSDLYEKEGIQQAHICALSYGCYIATIFAHKYPEKVLSLCHIGGHYNNPSLLYNVFRKFWDNRENEYSTWLYQYASTIFPSGILKASPFAVISKNIYYRFGLQLHSSIIVESLKHRLEFDLKSRLRELSQPILWVMGEHDHLYKSCLFDLKSILPNVLYKEIPLAGHAANLFRPSYFHDLYSKFLLDA